One window of Silurus meridionalis isolate SWU-2019-XX chromosome 9, ASM1480568v1, whole genome shotgun sequence genomic DNA carries:
- the si:ch211-69b7.6 gene encoding neuroblast differentiation-associated protein AHNAK isoform X2, translating to MPNLKGPNIKGNVGSPDMNFSFPEADVKSPDIDIDGPTGKLKMPKIKPPKFGLSGFKGPDIDAKGELERPDMSWSSDQFYADVDVPDINIDGHKFPNVDIPSGKSKMPKFKMPDFGHSIPNVETPEVDLSLPRMKGDLNSPNLTAPNLDIDAPTGKIKLPTFKEPKADIGSPDFNINALSGKLKMPNLKGPNIKGDLSSPDMNLAFPEGDMKGPKLDVKSPDIDIDGPTGKIKIPKIKPPKFSRPGFKETDIDMNGDFERPDFSWSSHSFDTDVNVPDMNIDGPKMDLPSGKSKMPKFKMPEFHSVPNIKAPEADLSFPKIKGALNSPHLTAPDVDVDGPSGKIKIPKMKTPTFGMPGLKGPDLDVKGDLKGPDLSMSSPNFNADVSAPDLDIDGPNAAVTLPDMHLPSSRAKTPKFKFPGFGLSGSKVKTPEADLSLPKMKGELNSPNLRAPEFDVDVPTGKIEGPSFKEPKFNLKSPDFKINAPSGKLKMPNLKGPNIKGDLDSPDMNLAFPEGDLKGPKLDIKSPNFDIDGPSGEFKGPTLKEPKFNLKSPDFNINAPSGKLKMPNLKGPKIEGDLDSPDVNLAFPEGDINGPKLDMKSPDFDIDGPSGKFKMPKMKSPKFSMPGLKGPDLGVKGGLTGPDLSMSSPNFDADVSGPDLDINRPNAGVTLPNMHLPSGKAKTPKFKLPGFGHSGPKIKTPEADLSLPKMKGELNSPNLRAPEFDVDVPTGKIKGPNFKEPKFSLKSPDFKINAPSGKVKMPNIKGPNIKGDLDTPDMNLALPEGDINGPKLDMKSPDFDIDGPSGKFKMPKMKSPKFSMPGLKGPDLGVKGDLKGPDLNMSSPNFDADVSGPDLDIDGPKGNMRLPNMHLPSAKTKTPKFKFPSFGLSGPKVKAPEGDLSLPKIKGPNVTAPELDVDVPTGKIKGPTFKEPKFNLKSPDFKINAPSGKLKMPNLKGPNINGDLDTPDINLAFPEGDLKGPKLDVKSPDIDIDGPSGEFKGPTLKEPKFNLKSPNFKMNAPSGKLKMPNLKGPKIEGDLDSPDMNLAFPEGDMKGPKLDMKSPNFDIDGPSGKFKMPKMKTPKFSIPSLKGPDLGVKGGLKGPDLSMSSPKFDADVSGPDLDINGPNAGMTFPDMHLPSGKAKTPKFKLPGFGLSGPKIKKPEADLSLPKMKGELNSPNLRAPEFDVDVPTGKIKGPTLKEPKFSLKSPDFKINAPSGKVKMPNLKGPNIKGDLGSPDMNLALPEGDINGPKLDMKSPDFDIDGPSGKFKMPKMKTPKFSIPGLKGPDLGVKGGLKGPDLNMSSPNFDAGNLAFPEADLKGPNLDVKSPGINMDGPSGKIKMPKAKPPKFAIPGFRRPYIDADVSVPDLDIDGHKSSKFKTPDLGVTGPKVKAPEVDLSLPKMKGELNSPNLRAPELDVDIPTGKIKGPSLKEPNFNIKSPDFNINAPSGKLKMPNLKGPNIKGDLDSPDMNLAFPEGNVKGLKLDMKSPDLDIDGPSEKIKMPTIKLPKFGTTGVKGDLKGPDLSMSPPNFDADVSGPDLDIDGPKSSKFKMPDLGFTGPKVKAPELDLSLPKMKGELNSPNLRIPNLDIDVPKGKIKGPSLRSDINSPEFNIDDYSGNLKMPNLKGPKGDLSSPDMNLDVKSPSIGFDSPTGKLKMPKVNIPKFGIAGLKEPDLDVKRDFKELNANMSSPKLDLDITGPDVDIDEPRANVNGVALSNMRLPSGKTKTSKFNLPDLGFSGPKVKAPEVDLSLPKMKGELNSPDFAIDVPTSKIKGPTFKEPKVDIRSPDFNVSAPSGKLNMPKFKSPKIRGDEGFPDTNWDLPDGDLKGPKLDVTSPDIDLDGPTGKFNMPKVNTQKFGLPHFTGHDGDFDMNLDHEFDVRASKLDVKSSAMAKHNLEGPHLNYSAMDSEFGTPDYDFHGPSANLKGLETDRTRPSGKVNLPGTLHSSLKFKKGLESLVSSMELEVPDQSMKGSKFKVRTLV from the exons ATGCCAAATCTGAAAGGCCCCAATATTAAGGGAAATGTGGGTTCACCAGACATGAATTTTTCTTTCCCTGAAGCAGATGTGAAATCCCCTGATATTGACATTGATGGTCCTACAGGAAAACTGAAAATGCCCAAAATAAAACCCCCCAAATTTGGCCTTTCAGGTTTTAAAGGACCTGACATTGATGCCAAAGGAGAACTAGAAAGACCTGATATGAGTTGGTCCTCTGATCAATTTTATGCAGATGTTGATGTTCCTGACATAAACATAGATGGACACAAATTTCCAAATGTGGACATACCATCGGGTAAATCAAAAATGCCCAAATTCAAAATGCCTGATTTTGGACATTCAATACCTAATGTTGAGACACCTGAGGTGGATCTCTCTCTGCCAAGAATGAAAGGAGATCTGAACTCGCCAAACCTCACAGCCCCAAATTTAGATATTGATGCCCCTACAGGTAAAATCAAACtgccaacatttaaagaacCGAAGGCTGATATCGGGTCACCTGACTTCAACATTAATGCTCTATCAGGGAAACTAAAAATGCCAAATCTCAAAGGCCCCAACATTAAGGGAGATTTAAGTTCACCAGATATGAATTTGGCTTTCCCTGAAGGAGATATGAAAGGGCCAAAACTAGATGTGAAATCACCTGATATTGACATTGATGGTCCTACAGGAAAAATTAAAATTCCCAAAATAAAACCGCCAAAATTTAGCCGTCCAGGTTTTAAAGAAACTGACATTGACATGAACGGAGACTTCGAAAGACCCGATTTTAGTTGGTCCTCTCATAGCTTTGATACAGATGTTAATGTTCCAGACATGAACATAGATGGACCCAAAATGGACCTACCATCCGGTAAATCAAAAATGCCCAAATTCAAGATGCCTGAATTTCACTCAGTGCCTAATATTAAAGCACCTGAGGCGGATCTCTCTTTTCCTAAAATCAAAGGAGCGCTAAACTCACCACACCTCACAGCCCCAGATGTAGATGTTGATGGACCTTCAGGAAAAATCAAAATACCTAAAATGAAAACACCCACATTTGGCATGCCTGGTTTGAAAGGACCTGACCTTGATGTTAAAGGAGACTTGAAAGGACCAGATTTGAGCATGTCCTCTCCTAACTTTAATGCAGATGTTTCTGCTCCTGACCTGGACATTGATGGACCCAATGCTGCTGTGACACTTCCAGACATGCACCTACCATCGAGTAGAGCAAAAACACCCAAATTTAAATTTCCTGGTTTTGGACTCTCAGGATCAAAAGTCAAGACACCTGAGGCAGATCTTTCACTTCCTAAAATGAAAGGAGAGCTGAACTCACCAAACCTCAGAGCTCCAGAGTTCGATGTTGATGTCCCTACTGGCAAAATCGAAGGACCATCCTTTAAAGAACCAAAGTTTAATCTCAAGTCACCTGATTTTAAAATCAATGCTCCATCAGGGAAGCTAAAAATGCCCAATCTCAAAGGTCCCAACATCAAAGGAGATTTAGATTCACCAGACATGAATTTAGCTTTTCCTGAAGGAGATTTGAAAGGACCGAAACTAGATATAAAGTCCCCCAATTTTGACATTGATGGACCTTCAGGAGAATTCAAAGGACCAACCCTTAAAGAACCAAAGTTTAATCTCAAGTCACCTGATTTTAACATCAATGCTCCATCAGGAAAACTGAAAATGCCAAATCTTAAAGGTCCTAAGATTGAGGGAGATTTAGATTCACCAGACGTGAATTTAGCTTTCCCAGAAGGAGATATTAATGGGCCGAAACTAGATATGAAGTCCCCTGATTTTGACATCGATGGACCTTCAGGGAAATTCAAAATGCCTAAAATGAAATCACCAAAATTCAGCATGCCTGGTTTGAAAGGACCAGACCTTGGTGTTAAAGGAGGCTTAACAGGGCCAGATTTGAGCATGTCCTCTCCTAACTTTGATGCAGATGTTTCTGGTCCTGACCTCGACATTAACAGACCCAATGCTGGTGTAACACTTCCAAACATGCACCTACCATCAGGTAAAGCAAAAACACCCAAGTTTAAATTGCCTGGTTTTGGACACTCTGGACCAAAAATCAAGACACCTGAGGCAGATCTTTCACTTCCTAAAATGAAAGGAGAGCTGAACTCACCAAACCTCAGAGCTCCAGAGTTCGATGTTGATGTCCCTACTGGCAAAATCAAAGGACCAAACTTTAAAGAACCAAAGTTTAGTCTCAAGTCACCTGATTTCAAAATCAATGCTCCATCAGGGAAAGTGAAAATGCCAAATATCAAAGGTCCCAACATCAAAGGAGATTTAGATACACCAGACATGAATCTGGCTTTACCTGAAGGAGATATTAATGGGCCGAAACTAGATATGAAGTCCCCTGATTTTGACATCGATGGACCTTCAGGGAAATTCAAAATGCCTAAAATGAAATCACCCAAATTCAGCATGCCTGGTTTGAAAGGACCAGATCTTGGTGTTAAAGGAGACTTGAAAGGGCCCGATTTAAACATGTCTTCTCCTAACTTTGATGCAGATGTTTCTGGTCCTGACCTCGACATTGACGGACCAAAAGGTAACATGAGACTTCCAAACATGCACCTACCATCAGCTAAAACAAAGACCCCTAAGTTTAAGTTTCCTAGTTTTGGACTCTCTGGACCAAAAGTCAAGGCACCTGagggagatctttcacttcctAAAATTAAAGGACCGAATGTCACAGCCCCAGAGTTAGATGTTGATGTCCCTACTGGCAAAATCAAAGGCCCAACCTTTAAAGAACCAAAGTTTAATCTCAAGTCACCTGATTTTAAAATCAATGCTCCATCAGGGAAGCTAAAAATGCCAAATCTCAAAGGTCCCAACATCAATGGTGACTTAGACACACCAGACATAAATTTAGCTTTCCCAGAAGGAGATTTGAAAGGACCGAAACTAGATGTCAAATCGCCTGATATTGACATTGATGGACCTTCAGGAGAATTCAAAGGACCAACCCTTAAAGAACCAAAGTTTAATCTCAAGTCACCTAATTTCAAAATGAATGCTCCATCAGGGAAACTGAAAATGCCAAATCTTAAAGGTCCTAAGATTGAGGGAGATTTAGATTCACCAGACATGAATTTAGCTTTCCCTGAAGGAGATATGAAAGGACCAAAACTAGATATGAAGTCCCCTAATTTTGACATTGATGGACCTTCAGGAAAATTCAAAATGCCTAAAATGAAAACACCCAAATTCAGCATTCCCAGTTTGAAAGGACCAGACCTTGGTGTTAAAGGAGGCTTGAAAGGGCCAGATTTGAGCATGTCCTCTCCCAAGTTTGATGCAGATGTTTCTGGTCCTGACCTTGATATTAATGGACCCAATGCCGGTATGACATTTCCGGACATGCACCTACCATCAGGTAAAGCAAAAACACCCAAGTTTAAATTGCCTGGTTTTGGACTCTCTGGACCAAAAATCAAGAAACCTGAGGCAGATCTTTCACTTCCTAAAATGAAAGGAGAGCTGAACTCACCAAACCTCAGAGCTCCAGAGTTCGATGTTGATGTCCCTACTGGCAAAATCAAAGGACCAACCTTAAAAGAACCAAAGTTTAGTCTCAAGTCACCTGATTTCAAAATCAATGCTCCATCAGGGAAAGTGAAAATGCCAAATCTCAAAGGTCCCAACATCAAAGGAGATTTAGGTTCACCAGACATGAATTTGGCTTTACCTGAAGGAGATATTAATGGGCCGAAACTAGATATGAAGTCCCCTGATTTTGACATCGATGGACCTTCAGGGAAATTCAAAATGCCTAAAATGAAAACACCCAAATTCAGCATCCCTGGTTTGAAAGGACCAGATCTTGGTGTTAAGGGAGGCTTGAAAGGGCCCGATTTAAACATGTCTTCTCCTAACTTTGATGCAGGGAATTTAGCTTTCCCTGAAGCCGATCTAAAAGGTCCAAACCTAGATGTGAAATCACCTGGTATTAACATGGATGGACCttcaggaaaaataaaaatgcccaAAGCAAAACCACCCAAATTTGCAATTCCTGGTTTTAGGAGACCTTACATTGATGCAGATGTTTCTGTTCCTGACCTTGACATTGATGGGCACAAATCATCCAAGTTTAAGACGCCTGATCTTGGAGTCACGGGACCTAAAGTCAAGGCACCTGAGGTGGATCTTTCACTTCCTAAAATGAAAGGAGAGCTAAACTCACCAAACCTCAGAGCTCCAGAGTTAGATGTTGATATTCCTACAGGCAAAATCAAAGGACCATCACTTAAAGAACCAAATTTTAATATCAAGTCCCCTGATTTCAACATCAATGCTCCATCTGGGAAATTGAAAATGCCAAATCTTAAAGGCCCCAACATTAAGGGAGATTTAGATTCGCCAGACATGAATTTAGCTTTCCCTGAAGGTAATGTGAAAGGTCTGAAACTAGATATGAAGTCCCCTGATCTTGACATTGATGGACCTTCTGAGAAAATCAAAATGCCTACAATAAAATTACCCAAATTTGGCACTACTGGTGTTAAAGGAGACTTGAAAGGGCCAGACTTGAGCATGTCCCCTCCCAACTTTGATGCAGATGTTTCTGGTCCTGACCTTGACATTGATGGACCCAAATCGTCCAAGTTTAAGATGCCTGATCTTGGATTCACAGGACCTAAAGTCAAGGCACCTGAGTTGGATCTTTCACTGCCTAAAATGAAAGGAGAGCTTAACTCACCAAACCTAAGAATCCCAAATTTAGATATTGATGTCCCAAAAGGTAAAATTAAAGGACCAAGTCTTAGGTCTGATATCAATTCACCTGAATTCAACATAGATGATTACTCAGGGAACCTGAAAATGCCAAATCTCAAAGGTCCAAAGGGAGATTTAAGTTCACCAGATATGAAT CTAGATGTGAAGTCCCCCTCTATTGGTTTTGACAGTCCTACAGGAAAACTCAAAATGCCGAAAGTGAACATACCAAAGTTTGGCATTGCAGGTTTGAAAGAACCCGACCTTGATGTAAAAAGAGACTTTAAAGAGCTGAATGCGAACATGTCTTCTCCTAAATTAGATCTGGATATTACTGGGCCTGACGTTGACATTGATGAACCCAGAGCTAATGTTAATGGTGTGGCACTTTCAAACATGCGCTTGCCATcaggcaaaacaaaaacatccaaGTTTAATTTGCCCGATTTGGGGTTTTCAGGACCAAAAGTAAAGGCACCTGAGGTGGATCTCTCACTTCCAAAAATGAAAGGAGAGTTAAACTCACCAGATTTCGCTATCGATGTCCCTACAAGTAAAATTAAAGGACCAACTTTTAAAGAACCAAAGGTTGATATCAGGTCACCTGATTTCAATGTCAGTGCTCCATCAGGAAAACTGAACATGCCTAAATTCAAATCCCCCAAAATTAGGGGAGATGAAGGTTTCCCAGACACGAATTGGGATCTCCCTGATGGAGATTTGAAAGGTCCAAAGCTTGATGTAACCTCCCCAGACATTGACCTTGATGGTCCTACAGGAAAATTCAATATGCCCAAAGTCAACACACAAAAATTTGGCTTACCACATTTTACCGGACATGACGGAGACTTCGATATGAACTTGGACCATGAATTCGATGTCAGAGCTTCAAAGCTAGATGTGAAATCTTCTGCAATGGCTAAACACAACCTAGAAGGGCCACATTTGAACTACTCTGCAATGGATTCTGAGTTTGGGACTCCTGACTATGACTTTCATGGACCATCAGCTAATCTTAAAGGACTTGAAACAGACCGTACACGTCCTTCAGGGAAAGTAAACTTGCCTGGCACGTTGCACAGCAGTTTGAAATTCAAAAAAGGCTTAGAGTCTTTAGTGTCAAGCATGGAACTTGAAGTCCCAGATCAATCCATGAAGGGGTCAAAGTTTAAAGTGCGAACACTTGTATGA